ATAGGCCTACACTTCCGCGAAATCCCTGGTTTTTCCAAGCTCCTCGGGTGATGTCCTTTTTCGAAAATTGATGTTTTGCAACATGGGATTCTTCAGCATAGCTTATAGAAGATCTGAATGATAAAGCGCGCCAATTTTTAAAAGCGGCTACTGTTCCTAATAGCATATGCGAATTGCTTTTCCCTGGAATATTATCCTGAGAGATAGATCCATGAAGTTGTGTGAATGTCGCACAAACAACAGTATTGGGTGAAAAAGGCAGTTTAATTCCTACATTCTGACCCACTTGTGTCGTAGAGAAGTTATTATAGCTTTTGCCATTTTGTTCCATAACACTGGAGATGGGGCCACCAAAAATACACGCATACTTTATAGGCATGATCGTGTTGTTATTTAAGTAGTTATCAAGAATAGCGTCATTAGAAGAGCGCATCCCTGTAAATGTTGCCCATACAGAAGATGGGATGAGATATCCCTCTTTCTCAGGATTTAAAATGAATGTTCCTGTTGGGATCCATGAGGCTTTTAATGTTTTATGTCGCTTTGAATTTTCCTTGGACCAATTAAATTTCCATACACCTTGATAGCCATAGGCATTTTGCTGCACAGCAATCTCTTCAGGAATAAAGTTGTCAATATTAACACTTTTTTCGGATTTGAAAACGATTTCCATATGATATGGCTGAGATGCCAAATCATGATTATTATAGAAGATATTATCGGGATCATGAATTTGTGGAGATCCCGACAGTTTGATTACTGAATTTCCTGATCGTATTTCAGCGGGAAGATGAGAGTGAGTAGTATCTAAACCAAAGCTAATATTAGAAATAACCAGATCTTTTCCTGAGCTATTGTAGGTTGTTAACATCGACCCGGGGCTAAGATGTAATGTACCGCCTAACTGTTTAAATTCTTGAACAGCAAGAATAGCACCACTTATAATAGAAAGAGTTCCGTTATGTAGATATACAGGTTGGTTGAAGATAGAAGTTTTATTATTGTTATCTTGGCGATCTATAGCAAGTTTCTCTCCAGAAAAGATAACGGAACCGCAATGCAGAGTATGATCAACAGAGTTAATGTGTATAGGATCTGCACCCTGTGATGCTGCAAGAACCGGATCATAAAAAATAATGGATTGATTTTCATTAGCAATGAGGCGGATAGATTCAGGAGCACCGTTAATTATAATGGCATTATTCTTTATGGTGGAAGAATGCTTGGTGGTGATCCTAGCCGTGTTATTGCTAAAGATAATGTCAGCACTTTGTGCGTGCAAATGTAGTTTTGGTTGTCCACTTAAGTAAATTGCACCCCCTTCAAAATCCCTAGAGGAATTGTCAGAGAAGATAATGGGTTGAGAAGCTGTAATATTACAGCTTACCGCGGCTATAGCTCCGCCACCTTTAGCGTGGTTTTCACTAAAGAGAATAGGCGCGTCATTGTTTTTGATAATTACCTGCGAAGAAAAAATAGCACCGCCGAGAATGTCAGCACTATTTTTGCAGAAAACTACAGGAGCAGTTTGCTTATGTATATTGCAGCATTTTGTAAAAATTGCTCCTCCAGAAGATACCGCTCTGTTTTGTGTGAAGGTAATGGTATTTTTGTTTCCATTAAATTCTACAGTTCCTTGTGCATTACAGATGCCTCCACCAAAATTAGCGTAATTTTCTTGGAAGAGAATTTCCTGATTCCCATCAAAGAGGATAGAAGATCCAGCAACTTCGCTATTGATAGCTCCGCCATTACCTGAATTTGTGATGTTTTTTGTAACTTGTGCACGGTTCTTAATAAAAGAAATAGCGCCACGCTGCTCACTAAATCTCATGTGATTTGGTTGCACTCCTGTAAGGAGAATCGCGCCTCCAGCTCCATGACTTATGTTATTTTGGAAAAGCAGACTAGTGTTTCTAGTGAAGAGCATATCCTGTTTAGAGGTAAACACTCCTCCAGAACTCTGGTTATTTTCTACGTTGATCGCTTTTAAATTTTCAAAAGTAAGAAGAGTCTTAGAAAATACACCAGCTCCCTGACCACCTAATTGTAAATTCGTGAAATTTAAGATCGCTAGAGGAGAGCTCCCTGTAAATGTGAGATTGCCCTCTGAGTTGCAAAACGCTCCCCCGGATTTATGGATATTGTTTCCAAGGAAATCCTTAAGGGTGAATTCACCTCTCAACGTGTAATTTGTTCCCTGAGGGGACGTAGTTAACATGGTGAATAATTCAAGATCTTCACCCGCATGGGTTCCCGATAGAGGAAGAGTGACCTCCGCTGATAAATGAGATGTATAGGCTAATTGTGTTAGTGAAGAAAGAAGTGCGAATTTCCAAAAAAACATCTGTTTCATGTTTCAGAATCCTAGTCATTTCACGGTCTAGAGTAAGGGATCTAACTTACATAGAAGGGCAAAATAAATACACGGAAATAAAAAGTTGATCTAAGCGTATGTTAATAAGAATAGAATAGTTAAAGTCCATTTTATTTTTTCTTTAACTATGTTGAGACGTGCCTCTAAAGACGATATGTATCTTTCTCTTTAGAGGCTATAGAGGGAATGGATAAACGAAATTTAATCTTTCGTTTCTTCAATCATTGCTTTTGTGAAATCTTTGATCTCTTTAGATAGGTTTTTCGCTAACGCTTTTGTTTGTTGAGCAAAAGTCTTTGTGTGCTGTTTAGAGTGCTTAAACAGGGTTTTTCCTTTTCTCGTTCCCGAAGTTTTTACCTTTGAGAGTTTTTTTCTCAACTGCACACCACTTTTTGGAGTGAACAAACAAGTCAGCAATGTCGCAATAAAACCTCCAAATAATACACCTCTGAGCCACCGCCACCGCTTACATGTTTTTTTATTAGGTTTATGATTTCTAAACATACTTTCTTTCCCTCTACGGCAAATTTAATCCTTCTTGCGAAATACACACCAAACGAGCAGCGCAGCTGCTGCCCACTTAGCCCCTCGGCAGATCTTCCCCATCCAGCTAGCCTTACTTCCCTCACAGAGGAAATCTTCAATATCCTTAGGGAAGTGTTTATTCCGTTTGCGCAACCAACTGAAAATAAGCTTTTTCCCTAAGAATAAAGGAGCTAGGATCTTGGCTTCAAAATTTAAAATTGT
The Chlamydia caviae GPIC genome window above contains:
- a CDS encoding YtxH domain-containing protein, encoding MFRNHKPNKKTCKRWRWLRGVLFGGFIATLLTCLFTPKSGVQLRKKLSKVKTSGTRKGKTLFKHSKQHTKTFAQQTKALAKNLSKEIKDFTKAMIEETKD
- a CDS encoding polymorphic outer membrane protein middle domain-containing protein; amino-acid sequence: MKQMFFWKFALLSSLTQLAYTSHLSAEVTLPLSGTHAGEDLELFTMLTTSPQGTNYTLRGEFTLKDFLGNNIHKSGGAFCNSEGNLTFTGSSPLAILNFTNLQLGGQGAGVFSKTLLTFENLKAINVENNQSSGGVFTSKQDMLFTRNTSLLFQNNISHGAGGAILLTGVQPNHMRFSEQRGAISFIKNRAQVTKNITNSGNGGAINSEVAGSSILFDGNQEILFQENYANFGGGICNAQGTVEFNGNKNTITFTQNRAVSSGGAIFTKCCNIHKQTAPVVFCKNSADILGGAIFSSQVIIKNNDAPILFSENHAKGGGAIAAVSCNITASQPIIFSDNSSRDFEGGAIYLSGQPKLHLHAQSADIIFSNNTARITTKHSSTIKNNAIIINGAPESIRLIANENQSIIFYDPVLAASQGADPIHINSVDHTLHCGSVIFSGEKLAIDRQDNNNKTSIFNQPVYLHNGTLSIISGAILAVQEFKQLGGTLHLSPGSMLTTYNSSGKDLVISNISFGLDTTHSHLPAEIRSGNSVIKLSGSPQIHDPDNIFYNNHDLASQPYHMEIVFKSEKSVNIDNFIPEEIAVQQNAYGYQGVWKFNWSKENSKRHKTLKASWIPTGTFILNPEKEGYLIPSSVWATFTGMRSSNDAILDNYLNNNTIMPIKYACIFGGPISSVMEQNGKSYNNFSTTQVGQNVGIKLPFSPNTVVCATFTQLHGSISQDNIPGKSNSHMLLGTVAAFKNWRALSFRSSISYAEESHVAKHQFSKKDITRGAWKNQGFRGSVGLSYAYPKGIRCLKITPFVDLEYTVINQNPFIETGYDPRYFASSHLSNLALPTGVSLELRLFGAKYSLFTQLSMAYIKDLLRENPTTTAALILNQHSWKVAGAFIGQEAVNLKFRSTLKYRFATAYLGISTTQREGNNLSGDAFGGLSLSF